In Xiphophorus hellerii strain 12219 chromosome 13, Xiphophorus_hellerii-4.1, whole genome shotgun sequence, the following proteins share a genomic window:
- the rab42a gene encoding ras-related protein Rab-42a, whose amino-acid sequence MDTLWQYQFRIILLGDSTVGKSSLLKRFTDGIYSDVADPTVGVDFYARSLDIEPGVKIKLQLWDTAGQERFRSITTSYYRNSVGGLLVFDLTNRKTFDHVREWHKEVSEHILPHHMVYILIGHKSDLNKDRKVSRDEAEQLAADLGIRYIETSAKCNSNVDRAFELLTRDIFELMKMGEIVTRDGWDGVKSGLTAKVLYPGDDEEELATASPEKGCHC is encoded by the exons ATGGATACTTTGTGGCAATACCAGTTCCGAATCATCCTGCTGGGGGACTCCACCGTGGGGAAGTCGTCGCTGCTGAAGCGCTTCACGGACGGGATTTACAGCGACGTGGCGGATCCCACGGTCGGGGTGGATTTCTACGCCCGCTCGCTGGACATCGAGCCCGGGGTGAAAATCAAGCTGCAGCTCTGGGACACGGCCGGACAGGAGCGGTTCAG GTCTATCACAACATCATACTACCGCAACTCTGTTGGGGGACTTCTAGTCTTTGACCTCACCAACCGCAAGACCTTTGACCATGTGAGAGAATGGCACAAGGAGGTGAGCGAGCACATCCTGCCCCACCACATGGTCTACATTCTCATCGGCCACAAGAGCGACCTCAACAAGGACCGCAAGGTGAGCCGGGATGAGGCTGAGCAGCTTGCCGCCGATCTGGGAATCCGCTACATCGAGACGTCGGCTAAGTGCAACAGCAATGTGGACCGGGCGTTCGAGCTGCTGACCAGAGATATCTTCGAGCTGATGAAGATGGGGGAGATCGTTACCCGTGATGGCTGGGATGGCGTTAAAAGTGGCCTCACTGCAAAGGTCCTCTACCCGGGTGATGACGAAGAGGAACTTGCGACTGCTTCCCCCGAGAAGGGCTGCCACTGCTAA